The Marinilabiliales bacterium genomic sequence ATTATGCCGTGATGGAAAGACGCACTGAAATAGGAATATTGAAAGCGATAGGATGGTCTGACAGAGGTGTACTTTCTCAGGAGATGGCAGGCTCATTTATCCAGTCCGCGCTTGGGGGACTGGCGGGATGCATCGTGGCATTGCTGCTACTGGCTTTCTTTCCTTTGGGACAGTGGCTCGGCATTGAGGAATTGTCTGCTCTCTCCGTAAACACAGCGATTGTTGCAGCCGGATTTACTCTTACGGTTGTTTCAGGCACGCTTGCCGGACTTGTTTCCGCGGCAGTATCCCTGCGCCTGAAACCTGCCGAAATACTGAGAACTCTTTGAAATTAAAATTACCAACCATCCAGGTCATGCGTGATGCTTTCAGATATGCCGGGAAAGAAATAAGGAGAAGGAAACAACGTTCAGCCGGTACTGTAATAAGTTACCTGACAGCAGGTGCAATAATCGTGCTGGCGGCCTCATTGTCAGGAACGACAAGGGACAATACACAACAGGTACTTTGGGATATCGGGGCACATACGGTAGCTTATATTCCCAGGCTCACAATCGAGGGATGCTGCATACAGACATATGCAACAGACCTTTATGATCCCGACAGGGAGGGGTTTGTTGCCAATAACGCGCCTACAAACCTGATTTTTGACGAGCAGATAGAGATGATAAGGCAGTCCCCCAATGTTGCTGATGCTGCCCCTTATCTGATGTTCAGGATCAGATCATCACTGGGGCAGGGAGAATGGGTGCTGGGGGGCCTTGACCTGACAAGACCGGTGGCTCATTCTGCAACTGTTGTTGCAGGATCCCAGGTTGTTAAAGGTGAATTTATTGAGCCAGGCGACGATGGCCTGGTAATGGTTGAACGGGAGTTTGCCGGAGCATATAACTTTGATGTCGGTTCGGAGCTTTTGCTGGGTGATATGAACTACAGAATAGCAGCAATAGTCAACCCGCCACTTAGGCCGGGGAAAGCCAATATATATATGAGCCTTCCTGCCCTCCACAAGCTTGTTGAGACCCGGCTCGAAGAGACTGTGGAGAATCCGGTAAATGCAGTTCTGGTAGAAAGTGTGGGAGCGCAATATCATGAGGCTGCATTGGCAGATGTCTCCAATATACTTGGGCAGAGCTCCAGGATCAGCTCTTTCGGTTGCTGGCGGCCGGGGATAACGGTTATGGGGATAACAGCCAATACGGCATGGACAATTACTGCCATTGTTATTATATGCATGCTTCTGATAGCAATGAAGATACAGATTGCATCAGTAGTGCAGCGAAGGTTTGAGATGGGAGTCCTGAAAGCAATAGGCTGGAGTGACGGGAACATCCTTTCGCAGCTCATGGCTGAGTCGCTTATATACTCGTTTACAGGAGGTGCGGCAGGCGTACTTGTTGCATATACGACTTTACAGGTTTTACCGGCAGAACTGACCGGCGGGGGACAGTCAGTTACTCCGCTTATTATTGTTACCGGAGTGCTCCTGCCGGTGGCCGGGGGACTGGTTGCCGGACTGATATCATCGCTGAGGGCGGTCAGGATGAGGACAGCGGATATTATCAGAACAATATAGAGAACCGATACTTTTTTTTACACCTGCCTGGATGCAGCAGTTTAAAAGTGATTAACTGAATATTCTGAGAAATGGAAAGAACACCAATACTTAAATGCAGTGACATAAACAAGAGCTTCAGGGTCAGGGGAAAGATCATAACAGTTCTTCAGGGGGCAGAACTGGAGGTTTATCCCGGTGAGCTGATCGTTATTAAAGGACGCAGCGGTGAGGGCAAATCTGTTCTGCAATGGATACTCAGCGGAATAGATACGCCAGATTCCGGGGTGATCCTTTTTGAAGGTGTTCCATACAGCAAGCTTTCGGGAGAGGAGATGTCAAATCTTCGCAGGGAGAAAATCGGACTTATATTCCAGAACTTTAATCTGATAGAGTCGTGGACTGCCCTTGAGAATGTCGAATCGGCACTGCTGAACAGCGGTCTGAGTCCGGAAAAGAAAAGAGAAAAATCAATTTCAATTCTCGAAAAAATGGATCTCGGGCACAGGCTGGACAATCTGCCCGTTGAGCTCAGCGTCGGACAGCAGCAACGGGTTGCCATTGCCAGGGCCCTTATCAATGAGCCCTCGCTCATAATTGCAGACGAACCTACCGGCAGTGTTGATGATGAAACCGCCGGAGAAATGCTATCCATACTGCTTTCATACGTAAAGGAAAAGAACAGCGCCATGGTCGTAACCACTCACGGACATTTTACCGGAGAACACCTGGCCGACAGGATATACTCCATAAAAGAGGGCAGGCTTTACTCTGCGACGCAGGTTCAGGCGTGACAGCCAGGGATATATTGCCCGGTTCCAACCTCCGGAAATCTTTTCCCGGTTTTTTTCCTGAGCATCACCGGCAAATTCAAACAATATCCTATCTTTATCATTACAAGAATTTAACAGGATATTGAATTAAAACCGGGAAAAGATGGATCATAGCGTAAATGTTTCAGGCCGCCGCAAATTTATCGGCAATCTTGCCGCCTTTGGAGCTGTCGCCTCTGCCGGCATGGGTGCAGTAATGTCTTCCTGCACCAGGAAACCTGCATATACAGCTCCTGTTTTTCCTGATAAGGCCCCCGGAGGACCGGTTCTTAAAGCCGGGGTGGTTGGATGCGGCTGGCGGGGTACCGGTGCTGCATTGAATTTTCTGAATGCCGGGCCGAACCTCGAAGTAACAGTCCTCGGAGACCTTTTTGAGCACAGGCTGGAATCCTGCCGGAAGAGCATAAGGGACCATCATGGCGCAGAGATACCGGATGAGAACTGTTTTAGCGGGTTTGATTGTTACAAAAGGGTTATTGATTCTGATATTGATGTGGTCCTGCTGTGTGAACCTCCGTATTTCAGGCCTGTGAGTTTTGAATATGCGATAAAGGCACGCAGGCATGCCTTTATTGAAAAGCCGGTCGGCGTAGACCCTGTCGGGGTACGTTCGGTCATGGCTGCAGGCAGGATGGCAGAGTCTGCCGGACTTGTTGTAGTTGCAGGAACTCATTACAGGCATATGAGAGACCGTGTTCAGGCCCTGGAAATGGTGAGGAACGGTGCGATTGGTGATATTATTTCCGTCAATTGCTATTTCAATATGGGGAAACTATGGCATGTCAACAGGCAGGAGGGATGGAGCGATATGGAAGCAATGATAAGGGACTGGGTCAACTGGCGATGGCTTTCTGGTGACCATATAGTCGAACAGCACATACATGAACTGGATACTGTCGGCTGGTTTCTGGGCAAACATCCGGTAAAGGCCCTGGGTTTTGGCGGCAGGCACAGACGGCCTACGGGCGACCAGAACGATTTTTTCAGCGTTGATTTTGTATATGATGATGGAAGGCATATGCACAGCATGTGCCGGCAGATTGACGGATGTGCCAACAAGGTTGATACTTACTTTTTCGGCACAAAAGGTTATACAAACGGGATGAATGCGGTATGGGACTATAACGGAAACCTGTTATGGGAATACCAGTACCCACTTGACGATGAAGGCCGCCCCACCAACATGCTCAAGGTCAGTCCCCATGACCAGGAGATAATAAACTTCGTCACTGCAATACGAACAAACAACTATGTGAATGACACGCAAAATGTTTCACAGGCAAACATTGTTGCGATGATGGGCCGGGAATCGGCCTATACCGGCAGAGAGGTTGGTTACAGTGAAATAATGGATTCAAATATGAAGCTCGGCCCTGACAGGCTTGAGTTCGGCCCGTATGACATACCCCATTCTCCTCCTGTGCCGGGGACTTCCCCTGCCTGAAATTCCATACCCGGGTCAGGAATATTAATTTTTGATCTGCGGTATTGCCGTGTTGTGCAATAATGTTTCCGGCCTTACCCCATCGTGGCAGTCCGCGCA encodes the following:
- a CDS encoding ABC transporter permease, which encodes MRDAFRYAGKEIRRRKQRSAGTVISYLTAGAIIVLAASLSGTTRDNTQQVLWDIGAHTVAYIPRLTIEGCCIQTYATDLYDPDREGFVANNAPTNLIFDEQIEMIRQSPNVADAAPYLMFRIRSSLGQGEWVLGGLDLTRPVAHSATVVAGSQVVKGEFIEPGDDGLVMVEREFAGAYNFDVGSELLLGDMNYRIAAIVNPPLRPGKANIYMSLPALHKLVETRLEETVENPVNAVLVESVGAQYHEAALADVSNILGQSSRISSFGCWRPGITVMGITANTAWTITAIVIICMLLIAMKIQIASVVQRRFEMGVLKAIGWSDGNILSQLMAESLIYSFTGGAAGVLVAYTTLQVLPAELTGGGQSVTPLIIVTGVLLPVAGGLVAGLISSLRAVRMRTADIIRTI
- a CDS encoding ABC transporter ATP-binding protein, producing MERTPILKCSDINKSFRVRGKIITVLQGAELEVYPGELIVIKGRSGEGKSVLQWILSGIDTPDSGVILFEGVPYSKLSGEEMSNLRREKIGLIFQNFNLIESWTALENVESALLNSGLSPEKKREKSISILEKMDLGHRLDNLPVELSVGQQQRVAIARALINEPSLIIADEPTGSVDDETAGEMLSILLSYVKEKNSAMVVTTHGHFTGEHLADRIYSIKEGRLYSATQVQA
- a CDS encoding gfo/Idh/MocA family oxidoreductase, yielding MDHSVNVSGRRKFIGNLAAFGAVASAGMGAVMSSCTRKPAYTAPVFPDKAPGGPVLKAGVVGCGWRGTGAALNFLNAGPNLEVTVLGDLFEHRLESCRKSIRDHHGAEIPDENCFSGFDCYKRVIDSDIDVVLLCEPPYFRPVSFEYAIKARRHAFIEKPVGVDPVGVRSVMAAGRMAESAGLVVVAGTHYRHMRDRVQALEMVRNGAIGDIISVNCYFNMGKLWHVNRQEGWSDMEAMIRDWVNWRWLSGDHIVEQHIHELDTVGWFLGKHPVKALGFGGRHRRPTGDQNDFFSVDFVYDDGRHMHSMCRQIDGCANKVDTYFFGTKGYTNGMNAVWDYNGNLLWEYQYPLDDEGRPTNMLKVSPHDQEIINFVTAIRTNNYVNDTQNVSQANIVAMMGRESAYTGREVGYSEIMDSNMKLGPDRLEFGPYDIPHSPPVPGTSPA